In Natrinema amylolyticum, the following are encoded in one genomic region:
- the tuf gene encoding translation elongation factor EF-1 subunit alpha → MSDQHQNLAIIGHVDHGKSTLVGRLLYETGSVPEHVIEQHREEAEEKGKGGFEFAYVMDNLAEERERGVTIDIAHQEFSTDEYDFTIVDCPGHRDFVKNMITGASQADNAVLVVAADDGVAPQTQEHVFLARTLGIDELIIGINKMDIVDYKESTYDEVVEEVNQLLKQVQFNTEDASFIPISAFEGDNIAEESDNTPWYDGEILLEALNNLPEPEPPTDAPLRLPIQDVYTISGIGTVPVGRIETGLLNTGDNVSFQPSDVGGEVKTIEMHHEEVPKAEPGDNVGFNVRGIGKDDIRRGDVCGPADDPPSVAETFQAQIVVMQHPSVITAGYTPVFHAHTAQVACTIESIDKKMDPSSGEVAEENPDFIQSGDAAVVTIRPQKPLSIEPSSEIPELGSFAIRDMGQTIAAGKVLEVHEKE, encoded by the coding sequence ATGAGCGACCAACACCAGAACCTGGCCATCATCGGTCACGTTGACCACGGGAAAAGTACGCTCGTGGGACGACTCCTCTACGAGACGGGGAGCGTACCCGAGCACGTCATCGAACAGCACCGCGAAGAAGCGGAAGAGAAGGGCAAGGGCGGCTTCGAGTTCGCCTACGTCATGGACAACCTCGCCGAGGAGCGAGAGCGTGGTGTCACCATCGACATCGCCCACCAAGAGTTCTCCACCGACGAGTACGACTTCACCATCGTCGACTGTCCGGGTCACCGCGACTTCGTGAAGAACATGATCACGGGCGCATCCCAGGCGGACAACGCCGTCCTCGTCGTCGCCGCTGACGACGGTGTCGCGCCCCAGACCCAGGAGCACGTTTTCCTGGCTCGAACCCTCGGTATCGACGAACTCATCATCGGCATCAACAAGATGGACATCGTCGACTACAAAGAGTCGACGTACGATGAGGTCGTCGAGGAAGTCAACCAGCTGCTCAAGCAGGTCCAGTTCAACACCGAGGACGCCTCGTTCATCCCGATCTCGGCGTTCGAAGGCGACAACATCGCCGAGGAGTCCGACAACACGCCGTGGTACGACGGTGAAATCCTGCTCGAGGCCCTGAACAACCTGCCGGAGCCGGAGCCACCGACGGACGCACCGCTCCGACTCCCGATTCAGGACGTCTACACCATCTCCGGTATCGGTACCGTCCCCGTCGGACGTATCGAGACCGGTCTCCTGAACACCGGCGACAACGTCTCCTTCCAGCCCAGCGACGTGGGCGGCGAGGTCAAGACGATCGAGATGCACCACGAAGAGGTGCCCAAAGCAGAGCCCGGTGACAACGTCGGATTCAACGTCCGCGGCATCGGCAAGGACGACATCCGCCGCGGTGACGTCTGTGGCCCCGCCGACGACCCGCCGAGCGTCGCCGAGACGTTCCAGGCGCAGATCGTCGTCATGCAGCACCCCAGCGTGATCACGGCCGGTTACACGCCGGTCTTCCACGCCCACACCGCACAGGTCGCCTGTACGATCGAGTCCATCGACAAGAAGATGGACCCCTCGAGCGGCGAGGTCGCCGAGGAGAACCCCGACTTCATCCAGTCGGGCGACGCTGCCGTGGTCACCATCCGACCGCAAAAGCCCCTCAGCATCGAGCCGTCCAGCGAGATCCCCGAGCTCGGGAGCTTCGCCATCCGCGACATGGGTCAGACCATCGCCGCCGGAAAGGTCCTCGAAGTTCACGAGAAAGAATAA
- the rpsJ gene encoding 30S ribosomal protein S10, protein MQQARVRLAGTSPDDLDDICDDVREIANNTGVNLSGPIPLPTKTLEVPTRKSPDGEGTATWEHWEMRVHKRLIDLDADERALRQLMRIQVPNDVSIEIVLED, encoded by the coding sequence ATGCAGCAAGCACGCGTTCGACTCGCGGGCACGAGTCCAGACGACCTCGACGATATCTGTGACGACGTCCGCGAGATCGCGAACAACACCGGCGTCAACCTGAGCGGTCCGATCCCGCTGCCGACGAAGACCCTCGAGGTGCCGACCCGGAAATCGCCCGACGGCGAGGGCACTGCGACGTGGGAGCACTGGGAGATGCGCGTTCACAAGCGCCTGATCGATCTGGACGCCGACGAACGCGCACTCCGACAGCTCATGCGCATTCAGGTGCCGAACGACGTCTCGATCGAGATCGTCCTCGAAGACTAA